A section of the Thermus antranikianii DSM 12462 genome encodes:
- a CDS encoding rhomboid family intramembrane serine protease, with translation MFPLYDINHARRPAFVVKGLVFFNALAFLWQLSVGLEWSAQAYGFVPALFFQDPAGEGYRLLTSMFLHGSFFHILSNMWFLWVFGDNVEDRMGHGRFLLFYLLGGMAAALAQGLFSLTSTIPMIGASGAVSAVLGAYYALFPRAYVVSVILFIFPLFVTLPAGFYIGYWAFLQLLQGLLGLPGVAWWAHLGGFLFGTLTARRFAPRWRRW, from the coding sequence GTGTTTCCCCTCTACGACATCAACCACGCCCGCCGGCCCGCTTTCGTGGTCAAGGGCCTGGTGTTCTTTAACGCCCTGGCCTTTCTCTGGCAACTTTCCGTGGGCCTGGAGTGGTCGGCCCAAGCCTACGGTTTTGTTCCCGCCCTCTTTTTCCAGGATCCTGCCGGGGAGGGGTATCGCCTTCTCACCAGCATGTTCCTCCACGGGAGCTTTTTTCATATTCTTTCCAATATGTGGTTCCTCTGGGTCTTCGGGGACAACGTGGAGGACCGTATGGGCCACGGGCGCTTCCTCCTCTTCTACCTCCTGGGGGGGATGGCCGCCGCCTTGGCCCAGGGGCTTTTCTCCCTCACCTCCACCATCCCCATGATCGGGGCCAGCGGGGCGGTCTCGGCGGTGCTGGGGGCGTATTACGCCCTCTTCCCCAGGGCCTATGTGGTCTCGGTAATCCTCTTCATCTTTCCCCTCTTCGTAACCCTCCCTGCGGGCTTCTACATCGGATACTGGGCCTTCCTCCAGCTCCTGCAGGGGCTTTTGGGCCTACCCGGGGTGGCCTGGTGGGCCCACCTGGGGGGGTTCCTTTTCGGCACCCTCACGGCCCGGCGCTTTGCCCCCAGGTGGCGGCGCTGGTAA